One genomic window of Motacilla alba alba isolate MOTALB_02 chromosome 3, Motacilla_alba_V1.0_pri, whole genome shotgun sequence includes the following:
- the LOC119699698 gene encoding zinc finger protein 808-like has protein sequence MPTELGVAQAGAEGIPQPAADSEPEVFEIVLPITILVLSDEDFLQDDDEDQEASIPEVEQEFKLNNSLCLKNEVEPSNDSSSVGNWDANKAVSNEDNCIKYSEEKWLAESACNTSKFSLSDGCDADVDKYGQNCMLPTLSCKTELPEIVKCTVGEDCVDNDGFEKIPPLLSSADSDRADTLETLVVVPKHEEEPVSIASVLFDGSPQKQPEVHKEFEIIVKMEDPDSSKNGDDEIDYRKISQSEDETLSSLLEHGLKEEEESTYNCSDPLLNECHSFKEHLEDVGKPDMNASTSAESNTAGEHIYKMLTPFPKKRYQQQKVVSSRASPEEFQSQQEGLTWLNDSVTITPLPKTSCFTKENERLSFKCRFCSSMFKCSAHLKKHIYSAHKDKKIHKCCFCKKTFFFSFNLKNHLKFHKKIARLQKARKNRISARKGRQKGSEGESETKKKESKYKKFFIKIERDFTPLDVPVSFSCRICFFVSSSPRSFIHHMKGHKERPPYQCPQCDYSCSSLSFLLNHMYWHAGYKLYQCRFCTFFSLYFASMVRHSHVHTGDKPYCCELCQVAFTSTSGLERHRRTHAETEMCQAQQPDCLSGRKRTENPPKTYTCDECNLLFYTKEHLSFHKKFHEQLKANGYTSQSNNYCTSTIGKADGGSQGRVSHSLFGRENDCLGGGILASEVEFEQEAGVWDNKKICPGKKFLENSQGSNSLAVTGNRSEAPRTSYQMDTITYKEEPFFKSETTRSQMQGNASFHNLVENLEDTYPSDLNTFQTYRCQHCSYATAVPNNFRLHLKIHTDERPFVCKECNETFKTSNHLQKHSLLHVKNGEELGSCLFVERCLENLELHHEIQRGTYPERDFDSCKGLNSSLLGSQVWGVQQGVQRGTANDVQAQSQPLLYQCSECSYATGILSNLELHIRTHTGEKPYSCPVCQKKFRTSSHLKRHRLTHLNVEHFKCTSCDYSTSKWLSLKRHLASHTGEGTSSPGCLYEHKELPVKTYRCEECGYCTAHSGNLKLHLRIHTGEKPFQCGQCSLAFRTSSHLKRHWLTHLKLHCRRCRYSTVDKQAFQKHIKTHKKKYRCARCNVVLPTKKLLEKHKQQHNVGM, from the exons ATGCCGACGGAGCTGGGAGTGGCGCAGGCGGGCGCGGAGGGAATCCCGCAGCCGGCCGCAGACAGCG AGCCCGAGGTGTTTGAGATTGTGCTGCCAATCACAATCTTGGTGCTGAGCGATGAGGACTTTCTCCAGGATGATGATGAGGACCAGGAAGCGTCCATTCCCGAGGTGGAGCAGGAGTTTAAATTAAACAACAGCCTTTGCCTAAAAAATGAAGTGGAGCCTTCaaatgacagcagcagtgtAGGCAATTGGGATGCAAACAAGGCTGTTTCAAATGAAGATAATTGTATTAAGTACTCTGAGGAGAAATGGCTTGCTGAGAGTGCGTGTAACACATCGAAATTCTCATTAAGTGATGGGTGTGATGCAGACGTGGATAAATATGGACAAAATTGCATGTTACCTACATTGTCTTGCAAAACAGAGCTTCCAGAGATAGTGAAATGCACTGTTGGAGAAGATTGTGTTGATAATGATGGCTTTGAGAAgattcctcctctgctctcctctgctgacAGTGACAGAGCTGACACTTTGGAGACATTGGTAGTGGTACCCAAACATGAAGAAGAACCTGTCAGTATTGCAAGTGTTCTTTTTGATGGCAGTCCACAGAAACAACCAGAAGTCCACAAGGAATTTGAGATAATTGTTAAAATGGAAG ATCCTGATTCCTCAAAGAATGGAGATGATGAAATTGATTACAGGAAAATAAGCCAATCTGAAGATGAAACTCTGAGTTCTCTTTTGGAACATGGCTTGAAAGAAGAAGAGGAATCTACCTATAATTGTTCTGATCCACTTCTTAATGAATGTCATAGTTTTAAGGAACATCTAGAAGATGTAGGGAAACCTGACATGAATGCTTCTACCTCTGCTGAATCAAATACTGCTGGAGAGCATATTTACAAGATGTTAACACCATTCCCTAAGAAAAGATACCAGCAACAAAAAGTTGTTTCTTCTCGTGCAAGTCCAGAAGAGTTCCAGAGCCAGCAAGAAGGTTTAACATGGCTGAATGACAGTGTGACCATCACACCTCTTCCTAAAACATCTTGTTTTACAAAGGAGAATGAAAGATTGAGTTTCAAGTGCAGGTTTTGTAGTTCTATGTTTAAATGCAGTGCGCACCTGAAGAAACACATTTATTCAGCTCataaagataagaaaatacataaatgctgcttttgtaaaaaaacttttttcttttctttcaatctTAAGAATCACCTTAAATTTCATAAGAAGATTGCTAGGTTgcaaaaggcaagaaaaaatagaataagTGCACGAAAAGGGAGGCAGAAAGGATCTGAAGGAGAATctgaaaccaagaaaaaagaaagtaaatacaagaaatttttcattaaaattgaaAGGGACTTTACACCTCTGGACGTGCCAGTtagcttttcctgcagaatttgtttctttgtttcatcCAGTCCTAGGAGTTTTATTCATCACATGAAGGGACACAAGGAGAGACCACCTTACCAGTGCCCTCAGTGTGATtactcctgcagcagcttgtCCTTCCTGTTAAATCACATGTACTGGCATGCTGGCTATAAGCTCTACCAGTGCAGGTTCTGCAcctttttttcactgtattttgcAAGCATGGTGAGGCACAGCCATGTCCACACAGGGGATAAACCATATTGCTGTGAGCTCTGCCAGGTAGCATTCACCAGCACCTCAGGCTTGGAGAGGCACAGGAGGACACATGCAGAGACAGAAATGTGCCAAGCACAGCAGCCCGACTGCCTGAGTGGGagaaagagaactgaaaatcCTCCAAAGACTTACACATGTGATGAATGTAACCTGCTGTTCTACACTAAAGAACATCTCAGCTTTCACAAGAAATTTCATGAACAGTTAAAGGCTAATGGTTACACGAGTCAGAGCAATAACTACTGTACAAGCACAATAGGCAAAGCTGATGGTGGTTCTCAAGGCCGTGTTTCTCACTCTCTTTTTGGTAGAGAAAATGATTGTCTGGGTGGGGGAATCCTGGCTTCAGAAGTGGAGTTTGAGCAAGAAGCTGGTGTGTGGGACAATAAGAAAATATGCCCTGGAAAGAAATTCCTTGAAAACAGCCAAGGAAGCAACAGCTTGGCTGTTACTGGAAACAGATCAGAAGCTCCTCGGACCTCTTACCAAATGGACACCATCACTTACAAAGAGGAGCCTTTCTTCAAATCAGAGACCACTCGTTCACAAATGCAAGGTAATGCTTCATTTCATAACCTTGTGGAAAACTTGGAGGATACATATCCTTCTGATTTAAATACATTCCAAACATACAGATGCCAGCACTGCAGTTATGCTACTGCTGTTCCTAACAACTTCAGGCTGCACCTAAAGATACATACGGATGAAAGACCATTTGTGTGTAAAGAGTGCAATGAGACATTCAAGACATCAAACCATTTGCAGAAACACAGCCTTCTTCATGTGAAAAATGGAGAGGAGCTTGGAAGTTGCCTCTTTGTAGAGAGGTGTTTAGAGAATCTGGAATTGCATCATGAAATCCAGAGAGGCACGTATCCAGAAAGGGATTTTGATTCCTGCAAAGGCTTAAACAGCTCCTTGCTTGGTTCACAAGTTTGGGGAGTTCAGCAAGGTGTTCAGAGGGGCACAGCAAATGATGTGCAAGCACAAAGTCAGCCACTGTTATATCAGTGTTCAGAGTGCAGCTATGCTACTGGCATTTTAAGCAACCTGGAGCTCCACATCAGAACTCACACAGGTGAGAAGCCCTACAGTTGCCCCGTTTGTCAGAAGAAGTTCCGTACTTCCAGTCACCTGAAGAGGCACAGACTCACACATTTGAACGTGGAGCATTTCAAGTGCACGAGCTGTGACTACTCAACCAGCAAATGGCTGTCCTTGAAGCGGCACCTGGCTTCGCACACCGGGGAGGGAAcctcctctcctggctgcctctACGAGCACAAGGAGCTGCCTGTCAAGACATACAGGTGTGAGGAGTGTGGCTATTGCACAGCCCACAGCGGAAACCTGAAGCTCCACCTGCGGATCCACACGGGGGAGAAGCCGTTCCAGTGCGGGCAGTGCTCCCTGGCTTTCCGCACCTCCAGCCACCTCAAGCGCCACTGGCTGACTCACCTCAAGCTGCACTGCAGGAGGTGCAGGTATTCCACGGTGGATAAACAAGCTTTCCAAAAGCacataaaaacacacaaaaagaagTACAGGTGTGCAAGGTGTAATGTGGTGCTGCCCACCaaaaagctgctggagaagcatAAGCAGCAGCACAACGTTGGAATGTGA